The genomic window GCGTCGGCATCTGGCAGGGCACTGCGACCGGCGGCCCGGCGGACCACGCCTTCCGCCTGTTCCGCGCGGTGATGATCTACGTGCTCGCGACGCAGTGGGGTGACTTCCAGACCCTGGTCTACACAGCGCTCAACGACGGCCCGTCGGCGATCGGCAACGCGCTGCTGAGCGCCGTGACCTCCGCCAACAACACCGGCACGTCGGCCAACCTCACCTCGGTCAACGGCGTCCAGACGGCGCTGCAGAACATGTGGGACACGACCAACACCGCGACCGAGGCCTTCCTGCAGAACGCCGGCATCACCAACTGGGGGCCGTACATCTTCGCCGCGGTGTTCTACGTCGTCATGGCGATCCTGATCGGCTTCGCGATCTTCCTGATCGTGCTGTCGAAGATGTTCATGTGGCTGCTGCTGGCGCTCGCGCCGCTCTTCATCATCCTGCTGCTGTTCGGCGTCACGTCGCGCTTCTTCAGCGGCTGGATGAGCTCGCTGGCGCAGTACTTCCTGGTGCAGGTTCTCGTCTACGCCTTCCTCGCCTTCTACGTCTCGCTGATCCAGCAGTCGATCGACATGCTCAACGGCGTCGGCAACTCCAAGTCGGCGACCTGGGCGACCATCGGCCCGGTCGTGCTGCTCGCCATCATCGGCATCCTGCTGCTCAGCCAGATCAACAACATGGCGGCCGCGATCGCCGGAGGCATCCCGATCTTCTCGCCGCGCATCGGCGCGGTCCTCGCGACCGCTTCGGGCTACAGGCTCGGCGCGGCCGCGAACCGCGCGCGCCTCGCGTTCCGCAACCCGCTCAACCCCGCCTCGATGTCGCGCCGCGAGGAGCTCGCCTCGCGGCAGCGCGCGCGGGTCGGCCTGCGCTCGGCGAGTTGGGCGCAGTCGGCGGAATTCCGGCGCCTCGCCGACCAGCTGCGCAACCCCGGAACGCCGCCGTCGGCGCAGACGGGAGGGCGGCCATGACGGAGGGCACGGCAGGGGAGACGCGCGTCGACCCGCGCTACTACGCGGAGGGCGCGACGTGGGAGCGCGACATCGCGCGGCGCAACCGCAACTCGCGCGCGCTCGCCTGGATCGTCGCTGCCGCGATGACGGTCGTCGCCGTTACGGCGCTCGGCGTGCTGGCGCTCCTCGTGCCGCTGAAGACCTACGAGCCCTACATGGTCGTCGTCGACAAGACGACGGGCTTCGTCGAGGTCAAGCGGCCGATGGCCGAGGGACCGCTGACGCAGGACGAGGCCGTCACGATGTTCAACGTCGTGCGCTACATCAAGGCGCGCGAGACCTACGACCCGAAGGCGTTGAAGGACAATTTCGACCTCGCGCAGCTGCTCGCCGCCGGCGACGCGGCGCGCGAGCTCACGGAGATCTACTCGCCGGCCAACCCGAGCAACCCGGTGAAGCTCTACGGCACCAACACGGAGGTCAGCGTCGACATCAAGTCGGTGACGTTCCCGAACAATCGCACCGCGCTGGTGCGCTTCTCGACCGACGAGAAGTCCGCGACGAACATCGTCACCCGGCACTGGGTGTCGCTCGTGCGCTTCCGCTATACCTCGTCGCCGATGCGCAACGAGTGGCGGTTCGACAACCCGCTCGGCTTCCAGGTGCTCGAGTATCGCCGCGACCAGGAGTCGGCGCCGACGCCCCGCACGGTCGGTGCGCAGCAATGAAGCGTTTTGTCGTCGCGATCACGCTCTTGATGGCGCTCCCTTCCGGCGCGGCCCTCGCCGAGTCCACGCCGCGTCCGGGCCGCCTCGACTCGCGCATCCGCAACGTCGTCTACAGCCCGGACAACGTCACGGCGATCGACGCGTCCTACGGGACGTCGACGATGATCGAGCTGCAGCCGGACGAGAAGATCGAGACGCTGGCACTCGGCGATTCCATCGCCTGGCGGGTGGAGCCGAACCGCAAGGGCGACATCATCTTCGTCAAGCCGGTGGAGAAGAACGCGCAGTCGAACCTGAACGTCGTGACCGACAAGCGCATCTACACCTTCCTGCTGCGCTCGAACACGCGCCCGGCCGCCGGCCAGATCTACGCGGTGCGCTTCCGCTTCCCCGACGACGAGGCCAATGCGAGACTGCTCGCGGAAGCCAAGGAGCGCGCGGCGAACCCGAACCTGAAGGCGCTCAACATCGCCAACGCCAACAGCGACTACGGCTACAAGGGGTCGTCGGCGAACAAGCCGGTCGCGGTGTTCGACGACGGGACGAAGACCTGGTTTCGCTTCGAAGGCGAGACGCCGGCGATCTACATCGTCGACGCCGACCGCAACGAGAGCCTCGTCAACTACCGGACCGAAGGGCCCTACGTCGTCGTCGACAAGGTGTCGCCGCAGTGGACGCTGCGCAACGGCAAGGAGTCGACCTGCATCTTCAACCGCCGCCTGACGAACGTGCACGAGCCGAACGGGCTCGAGCCCTACGCGCCCCAGCGCGTCGGCGCGGCAGCGACTTCGGGAGGCTGAGCGCCGATGCCGACCGCCGACGAGTACCGATCGCTGGAGATGGACGCCGCCGCCGCGACCTCCGTCGCGCGCGGCCGCACCGCGCTCGGACGCTTCCTGAAGGTCGCGGTCCCGCTCGGCGCGCTCGCCGTCGCCGGCTGGCTCGTCTGGGGCACGCTGTCGCGGCGCACGTCGACGATGACGACGCCAGACAAGGAGGCGTTCACCACCACGCAGTTTCCGGCGCCGTCGCTGTCGACACCGCGGCCGCAGACCAACCAGGGAACGATCGTCATCCCGCCCGCCCCGCCCGAGCAGCCGCCGCCAGCTCCCCCGGTCGCGCCTCCGCTCGCGCTGCCGCCCCGCCGGCGCCGGAGCCGCCGCTGGCGGCAGCGCCCCCCAACGACGACGAGACACGCCGCCTCGCCGAGCTCGAGCGCCAGCGCCTGGAGGAGGAGCGCAAGCGCTGGGAGCGGCTGCGCGCGCCGCAGGTCATCGACGACAACGCCGCAGCGGCCGCGACGGCCCCCAACGGCGACGAGAGCGGCCGGGCCGCAGCCGGCGCCGACGACGACCCGAACCGGCGCTTCCTCGCGTCGGTCTCCTCCGCGGGCGTCGAGGTCGCCCGCGCGACGAAGAACAACCGGATCGACGCGTTGGTCGCGCAGGGCACCTTCATCCGCGGCGTGCTGGAGACGGCCGTGCAGAGCGACCTGCCGGGAATGGTGCGCGCCGTGGTGACGGAGAACGTGTGGTCGTTCGACGGCCGCCGCGTGCTGATCCCCGCCGGCAGCCGCCTCATCGGCGAGTACAAGTCGGGAATCGCGCAAGGCCAGACGCGGGTCTTCATCGTCTGGACCCGCATGCTGCGCTCCGACGGCGTGTCGGTGCAGCTCGGCTCGAACGGCGCCGACGACCTCGGCCGGGCCGGTAACGCCGGCTTCGTCGACAACCACTACCTCGAGCGTTTCGGATCTGCGGTCATGCTGTCGCTGGTCGGCGGCGCGGCGCAGTTCCTCAGCGCCTACGGCCAGAACACCAACGGCTACGGCAACGGCACGGTGATCACGTCGACCGACCCGGTCACCGGCGTGGTGACGCAGACGCAGACGGGCGTGAACCAGAACCAGCTCTCGCTGCAGGCGCGCGAGATCGCCGCGCAGAACATCTCGCAGACCCTGACCAACATCGCGCAGGAGGCGCTCCGCAACTCGATCAACATCCCGCCGACGATCTACCTCGACCAGGGCACGCGCATCATCGTGTTCGTGCGCCGCGACCTCGACTTCTCGGCGCTCTACCCCGACCCGGTCAAGGAAGCCCTGAGGGAGCTCAAGCGTGAACGCGCCGGCGCGAAGCCTGACAGTCTTCATTGACCGCGCGCTCGAGCCGGTGCGGCCCTGGCTCGAGGACGACCAGGTCGTCGAGATCTGCGCCAACGGCCCCGGCGAGGTCTGGGTCGAGCGCTTCGGCCAGTCCGCCATGGAGCGCCACGACGTGCCGGCCCTGACCGAGCACGCGATCCGCCACCTGGCCGAGCGCGTCGCCGGCCACTCCGGGCAGAGCGTCAACGAGGAGCACCCGCTGCTGTCGGCCGCGCTGCCGACCGGCGAGCGCTTCCAGGGCGTGATCCCGCCGGCGACGACCGCCGGCGGCGCCTTCGCGATCCGCAAGCAGGTCATCAAGGAGATGCGGCTCGACGACTACAGGCGGCTCGGCTCCTTCGCGAAGGTGAGGACCGCGGAGGAGGGCGCGCTGTCCGACGTCGACCGCGCGCTCTGCGAGCACCTGGACGCCGGCCGGATCGAGGAGTTCATCCGCCTCGCCGTGGTCAACCGCTACTCCATCCTGCTCTCGGGAGGGACGAGCTCGGGCAAGACCACGTTCCTGAACGCGATCCTGAAGGAGGTGCCGGCGGAGGAGCGCATCATCACGATCGAGGACACGCGCGAGGTCAACCCGGTCCAGAGGAACTACCTGCCGCTGGTCGCCTCGAAGGGCGACCAGGGCGAGGCGCGGGTCACGGTCGAGACGCTGCTGCAGGCCTCGATGCGGCTTCGGCCCGACCGCATCTTCCTCGGCGAGATCCGCGGCGCGGAGGCCTACTCGTTCCTGCGCGCTATCAACACCGGCCACCCCGGCAGCATCACGACCGTCCACGCCGACAGCTCGGCCGGCGCGTTCGAGCAGCTTGCCTTGATGGTGATGCAGGCCGCGCTCGGCCTGCGGCGCGACGAGATCATCGCCTACATCAAGTCCGTGCTGCCGATCGTCATCCAGCAGACGAAGGTCGGCGGCTGGCGCGGCACGTCGGAGGTCTACTTCTCGCGGATGGCCGACTGGCGGCGCGAGGGCGCGAAGCGGGAGGCCGCGCCGTGAGCCGGGTCGTGGCCTACCGGGTCGGCGTCGGGCTCCTCTGCGCTCTGGCGTTCTGGCTGCTCTGGAGCCTCGCCTACGAGGTGGTGGTCGCGCTGCGCTGGGCGCCGCACCGCTTCCCGAGCGAAGGCGCCTCGCGCTGGGCGCTGTTCGCGATGCAGAACGCAGACCGCTCGGCCGACTTCTTCCTCGTCGCGTGGCGGCACTTCCACGACCGCCTCGTCTACGCACCGACGCGGGCCGAGGCGCTGGTCCGCGCCGGCTACGCTGCGGCGGCCGTCGTCGCGCTTGGCCTCGGCGGCGCTGTCTTCGCCTACGTCAACCGGCGCCAGATGCCCTACGGGGCCGCCCGATTCGGCAGCGTCATGGAGGCGGCGAAGCAGGGGCTGACCTCCAAGCGCGGCATCGTGCTCGGCACGCTCAGCGGCGCCACGCTCCGCTCCGACGAGCCGGCGCACGTCCTCGTCGTGGGGCCGTCGCGCTCCGGCAAGGGCACCGGCTTCGTGCTGCCGAACGGCTACCTGTGGGAGGGGTCGGCCGTCTTCTTCGACCCGAAGCGCGAGAACTTCGAGGCGCTCGCCAACCACCGCGGGCGAAAAGGCAACAAAGTGTTCATGTTCTCGCCGGGCTCGAACGACACGCACCGCTACAATCCGCTCGACTTCGTGCGCCGCGACGAGCGCATGGCGACCGACTGCCTCG from Bosea sp. AS-1 includes these protein-coding regions:
- a CDS encoding virB8 family protein — its product is MTEGTAGETRVDPRYYAEGATWERDIARRNRNSRALAWIVAAAMTVVAVTALGVLALLVPLKTYEPYMVVVDKTTGFVEVKRPMAEGPLTQDEAVTMFNVVRYIKARETYDPKALKDNFDLAQLLAAGDAARELTEIYSPANPSNPVKLYGTNTEVSVDIKSVTFPNNRTALVRFSTDEKSATNIVTRHWVSLVRFRYTSSPMRNEWRFDNPLGFQVLEYRRDQESAPTPRTVGAQQ
- the virB9 gene encoding P-type conjugative transfer protein VirB9, with amino-acid sequence MKRFVVAITLLMALPSGAALAESTPRPGRLDSRIRNVVYSPDNVTAIDASYGTSTMIELQPDEKIETLALGDSIAWRVEPNRKGDIIFVKPVEKNAQSNLNVVTDKRIYTFLLRSNTRPAAGQIYAVRFRFPDDEANARLLAEAKERAANPNLKALNIANANSDYGYKGSSANKPVAVFDDGTKTWFRFEGETPAIYIVDADRNESLVNYRTEGPYVVVDKVSPQWTLRNGKESTCIFNRRLTNVHEPNGLEPYAPQRVGAAATSGG
- the virB11 gene encoding P-type DNA transfer ATPase VirB11; this encodes MNAPARSLTVFIDRALEPVRPWLEDDQVVEICANGPGEVWVERFGQSAMERHDVPALTEHAIRHLAERVAGHSGQSVNEEHPLLSAALPTGERFQGVIPPATTAGGAFAIRKQVIKEMRLDDYRRLGSFAKVRTAEEGALSDVDRALCEHLDAGRIEEFIRLAVVNRYSILLSGGTSSGKTTFLNAILKEVPAEERIITIEDTREVNPVQRNYLPLVASKGDQGEARVTVETLLQASMRLRPDRIFLGEIRGAEAYSFLRAINTGHPGSITTVHADSSAGAFEQLALMVMQAALGLRRDEIIAYIKSVLPIVIQQTKVGGWRGTSEVYFSRMADWRREGAKREAAP
- the virB10 gene encoding type IV secretion system protein VirB10, with the protein product MVAQGTFIRGVLETAVQSDLPGMVRAVVTENVWSFDGRRVLIPAGSRLIGEYKSGIAQGQTRVFIVWTRMLRSDGVSVQLGSNGADDLGRAGNAGFVDNHYLERFGSAVMLSLVGGAAQFLSAYGQNTNGYGNGTVITSTDPVTGVVTQTQTGVNQNQLSLQAREIAAQNISQTLTNIAQEALRNSINIPPTIYLDQGTRIIVFVRRDLDFSALYPDPVKEALRELKRERAGAKPDSLH
- a CDS encoding type IV secretion system protein, with translation MANGFNITSLLQSVDQLGQNYVSTAYQALANAATSGGATGVAGLLLTLYVIFWGVGIWQGTATGGPADHAFRLFRAVMIYVLATQWGDFQTLVYTALNDGPSAIGNALLSAVTSANNTGTSANLTSVNGVQTALQNMWDTTNTATEAFLQNAGITNWGPYIFAAVFYVVMAILIGFAIFLIVLSKMFMWLLLALAPLFIILLLFGVTSRFFSGWMSSLAQYFLVQVLVYAFLAFYVSLIQQSIDMLNGVGNSKSATWATIGPVVLLAIIGILLLSQINNMAAAIAGGIPIFSPRIGAVLATASGYRLGAAANRARLAFRNPLNPASMSRREELASRQRARVGLRSASWAQSAEFRRLADQLRNPGTPPSAQTGGRP